The DNA region GCTGTTCGGAAATCCAGTTTTTGTCAAGCATTTGGAGAATCTTGACTCCAAGTATCAAGTAAGTCAGACCATGCAGTATTCCATTCACAGGTGAAAGCCTCAACATGAGCAGTGACAGATTGCCAACCCTGCCCTTGTCTCTGCCAGGTAGGCCTACAGAAACTGCTTGTGCATGAAATCCTAGACACATATGCCACTATCCTGCGGAAAATGAAGAACAATATTGAGAATGAGAGTGTGCAGCTCAGCATCGCAAACATTGAAGGTGCAATTGGAGTCCTGGACAAGAGCTTCCTGAAGTACAATGACCTGAAGAAAACACTACAAGAGCTCTGGGCCATTAAGGTATGCTGTTATTTAGCATCCGTGCCGTGAGTCAGGTCCTGATCTCCAAGGTTTGGACCACGGTCACACTCCATGTGGGGACATTACCTGTGCGAGACAGCTAAGCTCTTTAAAATTGACAGAGCATCCTTTCTGGTCAAGCCAAGCAAAGCTTTGTCATCATCCCACAAACAGTAAAACAAAATAACAATCCTCCTGGACCCACAGCGCAGCATTCATGACAGGACACACATGACAGTGCTAAAGACTGTGTTTTGGGAATAACTTATACAGTGAAAAAAATACCTATACAATTATCAATAATTTAAGGGGAGGGAAGAGAGCGAAGACTGTGACCCATCTGCCTAACATAACATTAACATAAAATACAACACGCATTTCACATTAGACAAATAATGAACATGGAAATAACACCAGGAAATTACTTTGTGGAAGTCCATGCTTAAAGATGTGCAgcagtacacagtgtgtgtggcCTCATCCATCCCAGCTTGCAAGCCGAGATTCTTTTACACATGGGATTCTTTTGGAATTCTAACTAAATTTGCAGAGGCTGAATCAGATTCTAATCATCCCTAATCAGCTTCACCTAAACGGCATTGTGTTCTTCATTTCCCTCCAGACAGGCGACTTGACGATGCAAAAGAAGGCAATAATGGAGCTGATGAAAGTTTACCAGAAGGCCTCCATACTTGCCCATAAAACGAATGAGAACCAGCGTAAGAGGCGGCAAGCCGTACGCAGGCAGCTACGTTAGACGACCAATGCTGACAGCCCCATGTGCCTACATGTAgatgtatttattgtatttttatattttattttatttaatctatTTATTTGTGGAAGCTTTGAGTGGTGAATAGCAAGACACTGCATTTTTGCACTTTTCTGTAAGATCTGTTGGCTATTACTGAGATGTATAGTCTATGACTGAATAAAAAgcatacaaaaacacacacagctgaTATAGCCGTATTTAAAAGTGGTGGATGGTGACTAACAGTAAGGTTCTGcagtaaaaaaaatttttaaaaatccacaACGCCGGAGCCAAAGTTTCCGAGGAAGATGCAAAATGAATAAGTGTTATCTCAAACTCAGCTGATGAGTCATACTGCTACAAGGAAATGGAGAAATCTGGACCAGATTATGCTGGACCAGTTGCAAAGACCACCGGTTGTCTGCCTACACACACTGTAACTGCAGAGGGTGGGACCATTAGCATGGTGAGGGGAAATAACACCACAGGGTAGAAAGCTTATCAGAAAACATTTGCAACGTTTGCTGTGCAGCATCAGCATTAAATTGCTTTGCATCTTAGATGAGCGTAGTAGAAACTTATCAAATGCTTTatagttttatattttttatacagaTAGGCCGGAGCGCTGCAAGGATCACAAGACATTAGGGGCTTAGGCTTGTTTGTGTCTAAGGGCATGGTTTTTAACACATCTGAGCTAAACAAATCAGTTGAGGCTTATTGGAATTCATGGCCCAACCTCGCAACACCTCTAGAGATGGTTTTTGATATTCTGGTTAAGAGCCATTTCTCTGACATACCACAACAGAATGTCCTGATGAAAGAAAGATTTGGTTTCAAGGTCACTTAACGCTGAGTTACCTTTTGTTTACGGTAATGCTGAGTCTGTTGAATCACGTGTTACTATGGACCAGGGTACTCAATAATTGCCAAATGCCAAAAAGAGAGGGCTAACGCACTGATTGCTAGCATTAACCTGCTTATATTTGTTACTAATGGATGCTTTTCTAACACTTCAAGCAGATTTTTTGGGGGTGATAACAGACAAGTTTTAGGCAGAATTTTTATAGTGTAATATATGTCAAACACCAAAAAAAGtggacaaaaggaaaaaaaaataatatgcaTTTGTCATCTATCTTTTTACACATTGTAATGTCATGCTGGAGCCGACTTCAGGAATTACAGAGGACAAGGCAAGGGGACAAGCTGACACACCATGTGCAATTCAGAGTTGCTGGGTCATAGTGCTGCCCACAGGtcaaatattacaaaaaaaatatatatcacttTGCAATGGTTAAATACATTGATACGGGCCCTACGGTGGATCTACCTCATAAAGGGAGGTGAGAGGTCAGGTTCGGTCAAAGTGTTTTGGGTGAGTGGAGGGTGACGGCAGAGTCCTCATGCTTTAAAATAGCAAAGTTACAAAACTGACTTAGTCCACGTGATATGTTTGCAAAAATTTCTCTTGTGTCTGAGTTTTGGAAGTTTAACGAAAGTTTTGTCATTGGATTACGAGGACTGGgtgagttttggttcccagTACTGTAATATGCATTGAGGAAGCTTGACTTTACGTCAGTGGCAAACAAAAATTGGACTGAGCTTGGAAATTTTGAAAATTCTGGGTTCTTCACCAATGAGATAAGCCAATGGGTTTCCCACACCAGCTCGTACAGACATCTCTTCAAGACAATAAAAACCAGCCCAATTACAGATTGCTTTTTACCATTCTGCATAACTCTAAACTCCAGTTCTCTAAGGTTCCAAGGCCTTACCTGAGATCATTTATAACATCGCATTAGCTTGTGATTAAGTAGGCAGATGTGGTATTATGGCAGCAGTATGTTACGAAGAGTAACCATTTAAAATGCCATTCGGTCAATCAGATAAAGTTGTATTTAACACTCTGTACATTGTGCAGTGAAATGCACAATGACTGCGAAACAGGGAAAATAAGCATAGAGAGACCAAACATTAACATTAAGTAATAAACATAATCATGAACAATAATTATATGCAATCATATATTGTCCTCATCCATAAATACAAGAAAATGGATACAACctgggacggcatggtggtgcagtgcttagcactgttgcctcacatctctgggacccaggttcgagtctccccctgggttacatgtgtgtggagtttgcatgttctccccatgttgtcgtggggtttcctccgggtactttggtttccccccacggtccaaagacatgctgaggctaagcagagttgctaaattgtccataggtgtgtgagtgtgccctgtcttgggctggccccctgtcctgggttgtgcccAGCCCAATTACagactgggataggctccggacccctcacaacccagaaggataagcggtttggaagaaggatggatggaaacaatcTGTCAGCCTTTATATGAATAACATTTAAAGATATGAGCAGGACAGTCTTCCATAGTCCATTGACATGTAGCTGTTATTTGACCATTTTCACTTGAACCAGAATATAGCAATAAACAGCCTTGACATAACTACTCCTCTTCTAACCATTTATCAAGTACAGGGTTACAGGAGAAGTGGGGCTGGAGCCTATCTCAGGCAACTTGGTACAGAGGAATACCCTGGACAGGACGCCAATTCCTCACATGCAACACACACTatgagcaatttagagatggatgaccaggggcgctgtaaagggggcaGGGGGGACTTAGGACAATGCCAAGGGCCTGTGAGTGACTGGGGCCCTAAAAAACAAGGAACAgaactggattggtctgggttggggaccCAATATGGCATGCTTTCATGgtgcccaaaatctctagcaacaCCCCTGTGCATAATGTTTTTGGAAACTCACACCACACAGGACGAACATGCAATCTAGACACTCACAGCAAGGGCACTTAACTCAGGAGCTGTCGCAGAATTGCCACCCAGCAAGTAGAATATGGTGCAAACAGCATAAAGGTCACGTGTTCAAACGCCAGGGAGCGCCGATTAATTACAGGCCACTAAAAAGGATGAGGTTACATAGCAGGTTGTTACAGCAAAATAAAATGGCAAAAAGACAGAGGaatattttgaattttttttcccccaaagcaGCAAAGCCATCAGAACCCAAGCAGAACAGAAACACAAAACCTAACGGAAGGACAAGCAGAGACAGTGAGGAGAGAAACAGcatttgtggatgctaatgttaataagAAGGACCATAAAAATTAGCAAGAAAACGCATATGAAAAGTTTGATGCGGCTAACAGGTGTCATGTGTGCCCTACAATAGACTCCCGACCCCCCTGTGACCATGAGGAGAACAAATGGTTACGGAAAATAgcaggatagatggatgatgcaTGCTTAAGTAGTTAATAAGATTTATCATTGTTAAAGACCAAGTTGCATGCATGAGGTCATCAGGCTTATGCAACGATGCAAAGTACCAGCACAGAACATAGCAGAATGCtggttctgcccccccccccccgccccctcccctaaACTCTATCCATGGTGGTGACGTGAGATTGGACAAATTCCACAAATGACTTCTTCAAATAGTTAGCTATATAGCTATttctacaaaaaaaagaaatgtatataatttttcatgttttagCAGTTTGCATAAGTAATTTCCTCTGGAATAAAAGTACTCTGAATCGGAATTTGTGTTAATGGAATGGGGGATTCTTTCCTTGTTTGAACAGCATGGTTGGACCCAGtgtgtagagagagagagagagagagacagacagacagagacagagactgaCTATATTTACACAACGTCAAATTATTTCCTGTGCACTTTCAGGTCATCAGCGATCAGTAGAAGCATCGCAGAAATTAGCGCAATCTTAGAAAACCCTGCTGGGGAAAGGCCGGGCTTTAAGTTTCATGCTGGggcccctttcctcccagctgagccacgtggctaGTTTATAAGAAAAGGAAAGTAAAGCTTGAGAGTggtgggggagaggggaggggagTTCTGGGGCGCATCACACAGATCGAGAGGATGCAGAGTGATTCCTGGGGGGGCGGTGGTTCGAGGGCGCATCACACATAGACAGAGAATACAGAGcgattcctggggggggggttctggggTGTATCACACATAGAGAGACAATGCAGAGtgattcctggggggggggggggttctggggTGCACCATACAGAGAGAGAATGCAGAGTGATACTCGGGAAGCAGCTATTCAATCATCAGGGCGACGATATGTCTGAGCCACATACTTATTTTCTTTAAACACacacttaaaatataataataaagaagAAGAGTAGTAGTTTTATTTCTAATTAttataacaaaaaaattaaagataaCCAGTTTACCTTATAACATCTATGCCACATCAGCCTTTTGTGGAATTTGTATGTGCTTATCCTTCAGTGGTTCCAACAAAGATTTTTTTGAATGGAGGTTTGCGAGGGCATGGATTCCCATGTCAATGTGCTGGGTCAAACACATAACCTCACAGCTGGATCAGAAGAGGACCCCAAATGCTGGGTCAGGACAGGGTACTTAGAACATAACCCAGCAAAATAACCCAGCAGGCTCAACTCAGCACTTGGGTAAAAAACAGCCTAGCATTTGTGTATCTATAGTGGCCACAGGTGTAGGTGTTGCTAAACTGCTAGACAGCTTGAGGATGTAGGATGATACTAACTTTACCAGGGTTGCTTTTTGTGTGGAGGTCAACAGTGCTGTAGACTTTCTATATGACCTGTCATTTTCATATAGTATAGGTTGCACACAGGCCAAAAGTAGGCCAACTGACAATACTCCACTTAGTTGCTTATACAAGACGGTATGTCCTGTTGGTGAGGAACTAGAAACACAAAACCATAATGTTCCATAATGTAATCACCAGTCCCTCCGTTTTCCAACCACTTTCCCGGGTGTATTATATTTTCTCCTCCACATCCCCATAAGTAATAAAGTATAAAAAATGCACATTCCACCTGCCACACATTTTAACAACGTTTAAGTTTTTACAATGGTCATTGTTCCTTCTCCGACTAGTGACCACAGCCCTGTAATCCAACCTGTGTCGCTCGTTTGTTTTCTTGCTGGCTATAATTGTTTCTCCACAAAAGTACGGTGAATTTTGTGTATTGTTGAAACTATCCATATGCCCCCTCAAAAGGGACACCCCTGTTTAATCCCCATCAGGTTCGATTCTGCCTGTCATCCTAAACAAAGGCGTTATCACATTTTGcaacagaagagcaaatttcagGGGTGCAGTAAAGAACTTTTGTTATTTTCCCACAGTCCACAAGCTgaatgagttttggaaatttgctgttCTGTTTTAAATTTTGCAAGAGTGGTCATCATCTGCTGCAAAAGCAAAATTGTTCAACATCATTTCAAGTGGTTAAGAGGTGAAGTAGCATTTCAAGGTAAAAGATGAAATATTAATAAACACAGATGTAAACACAGAATTAACTTCATGGGATCTTCTATTTCAATGACTAATATTTTATCTTCTTCAAGGTTGTTCCAGGACAGATCAAGGGGTGAGCCAAAGAAATGACAAGGAACAGGCCTCATAAGAGCAACGTTTCATACCGGAGTGTATTTGGTGCAAGCTGCTGATTCTGCTGCTCGCAGGAGAGGAGTAGGAGTCTGTGCCCCCACCTGATGGCATCAGGTGGGCGAAGGCACCAGTATGACCCCGCCCCGCCCATACCAACTGAGCCCGGCAAGTTACTGGAACACATCGGAGATGATGCAGTGTTACTGCGTAACCTGATTCAGTAAAGTTTCCAGATTTATCGTCATATGTACACATATACAATGAAGCTTGTATGCACCTCCAGATGCTGCACAATCAAGGAAAAATTCAAGTGGTCAACGATGCAAAACTTACATAAATTATTGgatcaaaagtattgggacacctggccctTACACCTactggaacttttatgacatcccattctgaaTCCATAGGCATCACTATGGAGTTGGTCCTCTCTTTGCAACTATAACAACTGCCACGCTTCtgagaaggctttccacaagattttggcacgtggctgagtttctgtcatTCCTAAAAGCTTCCACTTtgaaataataccacttacagttgaccgtggaatttCTAGTAGGGAAGAAAAGGCGacatcctatgacagcaccacgcttggattcactgagctcttcagaacgacccattctttcacaaatgtttgcaaacctgactggatggctgggtgcttgattttatatacgtatggcaatgggtctgaatggaacacctgaattcagtgattaagaggtATGTCCCAAACCTTTATCCATACAGGGAACatgcataaaatatacataacTGAGCTGCATCGTAGTTATACGTATATGGTTTGTGAAACTGAAACATACTTTACAGACAGACTGGAGACGAGCAAGATATTGTGTGATTATTTAAAACTCTTCCTGTGGTTAGCActgaaaaaacaagtttgaTTATTTTTCAGGAAATGTCACATGTCAAGCATACCTTTTATGGACCACGACCTATGACAACATAAAGGCTTACTTCAATAGTACCTTTCCATTTTTACCCTTTTCTCAGCCTATTTTCACCAAGCTTGTTCAACCATGTTTCCAGTCTTGACTGTGGTTTGAAGACAATTCTCATATTCTTTTGAGAAATTATAGGTTTCATTATTCGATGGATCTGTTCCTAATTCTCACAAAGTTCTCTCCTCCATTGTTATCGTGCAGCTTCCTAGTTAAAGGTTTCAGATTTGATTAGTGTGCTGATATGTTCATGATTTTCCACAACGCACTGCTCCATAGTACAGCTGTTAATTTAATGCTTATGGAATTGAATTCTTGTGTGTTATGCAACTGACGCTTGATATACTTTTCTTAAGTTAATCTCATCTTAACCTACATAAACAATACAATGCCCCCATCTAACTGTGCACATATCTTAATGCATTATGAGCACAGCCTTTGATTACATGAGTAAAAAATGGCTTAAAAATAGCCATCAATGGAAGGCTCACCTTGGCCTGAGTCCATCTTTATAATTACTAGGGGCAATTCTTGGATTTTTAAGATGGGGGGTATAAGAGGAgctataattcatacagagatgTCATCCTCATCTTTGGCCAATTATATATTTCAAATCTGTGATTCACAGGGAAGCTGGCACTCTGGGAGCCAATAAGCAACTGAAACCAGTGCCCCTGTGGTTCCAGCCTGACATACATCCCTGATTACCACCACCAGCACTACTGGCTTGTAACATGCTTTTATAATTCAATCTGGAAATCCGTGGACAAACAATCTTAGACAGTGTCTGTTTGGACAATGTTTGACCAATTTCCCTATTATTGCATTTAATGACTCTTACCAAAATATTATATTCCGCAGATGATCAAGGAATCGACAATTTCATTTTTGGCACAACCATTTCTTTTAATGGTGAAGGCGGGAAGATCGGAGACTGGAGTTGGTGACCTTCAGCCTAATGCAGGGGTGTAGCTAGAAAGTGTAGGTCAGAACGATTTGTAAAGTATGAGACAAATCATCCATCTTTGTATTTCATTTCTGCGATATGAGACAATTAATATACGCCCATGTATTTTTAAGTATACTTGTGCGTATTCAAAGGCCCTACAGCGCCCCTAGCCTAATGCCATCGTTAGAACAAAGGGGCGTTTCTTTCTGGTGTCTGCCATCAATCTGTGTTGCTACAGATACTGAATCAATTCTCAccaacatggcacaaaaaatacacaataatcattagacaataaaacacaaaaatgtaAAATTGAAACTAAAATTTCCCCTAGTGAAGTCACGCATGATTCACCAGCGAAGCTGCCTGTTTGTGCCACTTCCTCACAAGGTTCATGAAGGCCTGCGTGTTCATTATTGTCCCATTTACACTCCGCCGGTATGCCAAGCCTCATGGTATCAAGCGGCAATTGGATGCGTGCTGCGATATCCAACTCGTCGGTGTCTTTGGGGCCTCTAACCACATGATGACCCATTCATGCTCAGCACGTAGCTGGGCACCGTCTCTGCTGCTAAGATATCAGGCAGGGCAGGTGTCCGCATGTGTCCACTGAAAGTGATGGAAAATATGTACACTGAACCAATGGGGGCAGAGAGCAGGTCCAATCCGTAACTTGAGATGCAATAACCTGGAGGGCCCGGGTCATCGTCTTGGCTACATATACTAACTCTGAGTATCTAGAGCACGTATCATGTTCATAACACTTGATTTTATGAAATTTTATGGGATTCTTTCCAGCAGATACTGTTTTGGTTGACAGTGGCCATGGCAGCGGTGACTAATCATGCGAATTCCAGTTTCGTGATTTATAGTGCCACTATCAAAGCATCTCTGCCACCTGGTCCCTTACCAGAAGCGATGCAGCAAGCTATCGAGAAGCTTAGAGGATGTCAGAGAATGTGGTAAACGGAACTGCGTAAGCACAGACCATgtaacagactggcatcctgctgaGGGATATctaattagcctaactgcatcactttggactgtgggaggaacccCAAAAAGCAtggtgagaacatgcaatcccccccacgcacatacacattcacaccctcagaacaaaggtgggattcaaacccaaaaCTGTGTGAGGGAATCGTGAACCACCATATTGCCCTTGTTCACACGTATTAGATTCTGTTAATGTTTCAACAGTAATACATATTTAGTACTTTTTGCTTTAAAAAACTGGCCTGTTCTGTACATTAAATTTATCTAGCTCACACTATTACCCAAAGTAATGAACATTTTTGGGGAATCacggtccctggagtaactggaaGCTTAGGGTAGGGTTTCTACCTTCAATGTGCAGAAATAAGGgacatcactgccccccccccccaagctcccCATATAATTtaccgatggggggggggggggggggggggcagaaacacGAGAAATCACATTCTCATAAAGCATTACATTTGGGACAAGTGGcacttaagggt from Brienomyrus brachyistius isolate T26 chromosome 1, BBRACH_0.4, whole genome shotgun sequence includes:
- the LOC125705277 gene encoding interferon gamma 1-like; the protein is MDSLQRFTFLLGVYVVSLGLICATDYIPESLREDIKKVKEHIKMSDGDKRLFGNPVFVKHLENLDSKYQVGLQKLLVHEILDTYATILRKMKNNIENESVQLSIANIEGAIGVLDKSFLKYNDLKKTLQELWAIKTGDLTMQKKAIMELMKVYQKASILAHKTNENQRKRRQAVRRQLR